The Euphorbia lathyris chromosome 3, ddEupLath1.1, whole genome shotgun sequence genome contains a region encoding:
- the LOC136224278 gene encoding fasciclin-like arabinogalactan protein 4 isoform X2, with the protein MATKKFPILHTHSYSHFTLIKFTYLLLLSFSSSSTTTPILAINTTALFSSYPDFSSFASLLSSSPSLTAELTRRSPLTLLAVPNSYLSASVEFTRHLSSFTLADLLRYHVLLQYFSWSDLQKITPSGILVTTLFQTTGRASSNSGTVNITRNPVTNTISINSPSLYSPSNATVLSLVKTFPYNISIVSVNALLVPDGFNLMTSETRPPLGLNITKALLDGHNFFVAASMLSASGVVDEFEADERGAGITLFVPTDAAFADLPATVSLQSLPAEKKAVVLKFHVLHSYYPLGSLESIVNPVQPTLATEATGAGSYTLNISRVNGSVAIDTGIVQASVTQTVFDQNPVAIFGVSRVLLPREIFGKNPTVTTKPGNPEISAQPPEISFSPESPPESDSHLSSPPGFKEDITSGAKMAAGIDGLHRSLIAAIFCTGLYLNGNAGR; encoded by the exons atggcaACCAAGAAATTCCCAATTCTTCATACCCATTCTTATTCCCATTTTACCCTTATCAAATTCACTTATTTACTTCTTCTCtccttctcttcttcctccACCACCACTCCTATTCTAGCCATTAACACCACCGCTCTTTTCTCTTCCTACCCTGATTTCTCTTCCTTCGcttctcttctctcttcttctccttctttaaCTGCCGAGCTTACTCGCCGTTCTCCTCTCACTCTTTTAGCTGTCCCCAATTCTTACCTCTCCGCCTCCGTCGAATTCACGCGCCACCTCTCTTCTTTCACTCTCGCCGACCTCCTCCGTTACCATGTCCTTTTGCAGTACTTCTCCTGGTCTGACCTCCAGAAGATCACTCCTTCCGGCATCCTCGTTACTACTCTCTTTCAGACCACCGGCCGTGCTTCCTCCAATTCCGGCACTGTTAATATCACTCGGAATCCGGTGACAAACACTATCAGCATTAATTCTCCCTCGCTTTACTCTCCCTCAAACGCTACCGTTTTGTCTCTGGTTAAGACTTTTCCGTACAATATTTCGATTGTTTCCGTGAATGCTCTGTTGGTTCCTGATGGATTTAATCTAATGACGTCGGAAACGCGGCCGCCGTTGGGATTGAACATTACGAAAGCGTTACTCGATGGACATAATTTTTTTGTGGCGGCTTCGATGTTGTCGGCTTCTGGTGTGGTGGATGAATTTGAAGCCGATGAGAGAGGCGCCGGAATCACTCTATTTGTCCCTACCGACGCTGCTTTTGCAGATCTGCCGGCGACTGTGAGTTTACAGTCTCTTCCAGCTGAGAAAAAAGCTGTAGTGTTGAAATTCCATGTGTTGCATTCGTATTATCCCTTAGGTTCACTGGAATCGATTGTGAATCCGGTTCAACCTACATTAGCGACGGAGGCTACCGGTGCCGGAAGCTACACTCTCAATATCTCAAGAGTTAATGGATCGGTAGCAATTGATACAGGAATAGTTCAAGCATCTGTGACGCAAACGGTTTTTGATCAGAATCCAGTGGCGATATTTGGGGTTTCGAGAGTCCTGTTGCCGAGAGAGATTTTTGGAAAGAATCCAACGGTGACGACGAAACCGGGAAATCCCGAGATTAGCGCTCAACCGCCGGAAATTTCTTTCTCGCCCGAGAGTCCACCCGAGTCCGATTCACATCTATCATCGCCTCCCGGATTTAAAGAAGACATTACATCTGGAGCTAAAATGGCCGCCGGCATTGATGGATTACATCGGAGCTTGATTGCTGCGATCTTCTGTACAGGATTGTATTTAAACG GTAACGCAGGCCGTTAG
- the LOC136224278 gene encoding fasciclin-like arabinogalactan protein 4 isoform X1 — protein MATKKFPILHTHSYSHFTLIKFTYLLLLSFSSSSTTTPILAINTTALFSSYPDFSSFASLLSSSPSLTAELTRRSPLTLLAVPNSYLSASVEFTRHLSSFTLADLLRYHVLLQYFSWSDLQKITPSGILVTTLFQTTGRASSNSGTVNITRNPVTNTISINSPSLYSPSNATVLSLVKTFPYNISIVSVNALLVPDGFNLMTSETRPPLGLNITKALLDGHNFFVAASMLSASGVVDEFEADERGAGITLFVPTDAAFADLPATVSLQSLPAEKKAVVLKFHVLHSYYPLGSLESIVNPVQPTLATEATGAGSYTLNISRVNGSVAIDTGIVQASVTQTVFDQNPVAIFGVSRVLLPREIFGKNPTVTTKPGNPEISAQPPEISFSPESPPESDSHLSSPPGFKEDITSGAKMAAGIDGLHRSLIAAIFCTGLYLNGRNLKEVSWIF, from the exons atggcaACCAAGAAATTCCCAATTCTTCATACCCATTCTTATTCCCATTTTACCCTTATCAAATTCACTTATTTACTTCTTCTCtccttctcttcttcctccACCACCACTCCTATTCTAGCCATTAACACCACCGCTCTTTTCTCTTCCTACCCTGATTTCTCTTCCTTCGcttctcttctctcttcttctccttctttaaCTGCCGAGCTTACTCGCCGTTCTCCTCTCACTCTTTTAGCTGTCCCCAATTCTTACCTCTCCGCCTCCGTCGAATTCACGCGCCACCTCTCTTCTTTCACTCTCGCCGACCTCCTCCGTTACCATGTCCTTTTGCAGTACTTCTCCTGGTCTGACCTCCAGAAGATCACTCCTTCCGGCATCCTCGTTACTACTCTCTTTCAGACCACCGGCCGTGCTTCCTCCAATTCCGGCACTGTTAATATCACTCGGAATCCGGTGACAAACACTATCAGCATTAATTCTCCCTCGCTTTACTCTCCCTCAAACGCTACCGTTTTGTCTCTGGTTAAGACTTTTCCGTACAATATTTCGATTGTTTCCGTGAATGCTCTGTTGGTTCCTGATGGATTTAATCTAATGACGTCGGAAACGCGGCCGCCGTTGGGATTGAACATTACGAAAGCGTTACTCGATGGACATAATTTTTTTGTGGCGGCTTCGATGTTGTCGGCTTCTGGTGTGGTGGATGAATTTGAAGCCGATGAGAGAGGCGCCGGAATCACTCTATTTGTCCCTACCGACGCTGCTTTTGCAGATCTGCCGGCGACTGTGAGTTTACAGTCTCTTCCAGCTGAGAAAAAAGCTGTAGTGTTGAAATTCCATGTGTTGCATTCGTATTATCCCTTAGGTTCACTGGAATCGATTGTGAATCCGGTTCAACCTACATTAGCGACGGAGGCTACCGGTGCCGGAAGCTACACTCTCAATATCTCAAGAGTTAATGGATCGGTAGCAATTGATACAGGAATAGTTCAAGCATCTGTGACGCAAACGGTTTTTGATCAGAATCCAGTGGCGATATTTGGGGTTTCGAGAGTCCTGTTGCCGAGAGAGATTTTTGGAAAGAATCCAACGGTGACGACGAAACCGGGAAATCCCGAGATTAGCGCTCAACCGCCGGAAATTTCTTTCTCGCCCGAGAGTCCACCCGAGTCCGATTCACATCTATCATCGCCTCCCGGATTTAAAGAAGACATTACATCTGGAGCTAAAATGGCCGCCGGCATTGATGGATTACATCGGAGCTTGATTGCTGCGATCTTCTGTACAGGATTGTATTTAAACG GAAGGAATTTGAAAGAAGTGAGTTGGATTTTTTGA